The Trichocoleus desertorum ATA4-8-CV12 genome contains a region encoding:
- a CDS encoding glycosyltransferase translates to MTAVSNISVVITCYSEGELLWDAIHSIQQQSFPALEILVVNDASRHPDTVNVCHQLEMQPDVRVIWRQLNGGPSAARNDGFKAAKGEILVPLDGDDVLPEHALAAIHQAFQEHPEAGFIYGAYLRQDRAEGDAIAVHPGDVSLQTMLRSKPFSLSSNWKLIGTTPLRKSLWQSVGGYDTEFGVDDLHDVEFWIRTIATECDYHAISQTIYTWRKYLGSNSRLVTPLAWYRVVKRHFDLYRQLGLEYRAYELLLLGSKWLNQAEDIKNNSQALMRCLRNGQFRSSTLVALAIPAFGLRGLASYARQRR, encoded by the coding sequence ATGACAGCTGTTAGCAATATTAGTGTGGTAATCACCTGTTACTCAGAGGGGGAGTTGCTTTGGGATGCGATTCATAGTATTCAGCAGCAGTCTTTTCCGGCGCTAGAAATTCTTGTGGTGAATGATGCTTCAAGGCATCCTGACACAGTCAATGTATGCCATCAGTTAGAGATGCAACCTGATGTTCGGGTGATTTGGCGACAGCTAAACGGCGGGCCCTCAGCAGCGAGAAATGACGGCTTCAAAGCAGCGAAAGGCGAGATTTTAGTGCCTTTAGATGGAGATGATGTGCTGCCTGAACATGCTTTAGCAGCCATTCATCAAGCGTTTCAAGAGCATCCAGAGGCTGGTTTTATTTACGGCGCTTATTTGCGGCAGGACCGTGCCGAGGGTGACGCGATCGCAGTTCATCCAGGCGATGTATCTCTGCAAACCATGCTGCGCTCTAAGCCTTTTTCCCTAAGTTCAAACTGGAAACTGATCGGAACAACCCCCCTGCGTAAATCTCTCTGGCAGTCTGTAGGTGGATACGATACAGAGTTTGGTGTAGACGATCTACATGACGTCGAGTTTTGGATACGAACGATCGCTACTGAGTGCGACTATCACGCAATTTCCCAAACTATTTATACATGGCGCAAATACTTAGGCAGCAATAGTCGTTTAGTGACACCTTTGGCTTGGTATCGGGTGGTTAAACGCCATTTCGATCTCTATCGTCAGCTTGGCTTAGAGTACCGGGCCTATGAACTGTTATTGCTGGGCAGTAAATGGCTAAATCAAGCTGAAGATATTAAAAATAATAGCCAAGCTTTGATGCGTTGTCTCCGCAATGGGCAATTTCGCTCTTCAACCCTGGTAGCTTTAGCAATTCCAGCCTTTGGATTGCGAGGCTTGGCAAGTTATGCGCGTCAGCGCCGGTAA
- a CDS encoding glycosyltransferase, protein MNMIKHILLSTTDPGVGGVAQYNHSILCFLIKKGYRVTCLQPQNDHEKIVYQKSLGIHHIWCNGSQEKEFKEVLTSLEYKPDLLICSNTNPFSNFSTKRVCIQLGIPYIVVEGLVEPCLANQFSSYIDELAEHYAKAKSVIAVSHNNLDLLRELFGLPKCKGKVIHYGRPRHYFTPCDLSIRKELRETLSIPDDAIVCFTAARIESRKGYQYQLEAIRQLMKTAVWPQLYFVWAGGGIFEPQLETHLRQVVEQLGIADKVKFLGQQSNVLEWLNIADIFILPAQLEGMPLSVMEAMAKGLPVIATSVSGIPEELGSTGKLVSDPNSNSQSTVRELVKAIQDWSVSPTLRMSVGQACKQRAEVMFQEERMLEQTLKIIEGALLPIRDYVSPGLSIIQPDYAFPEMVAGNPSTCAWPYLRRDIPHNWYVDRRQPTIGFLSRDEAHILYNTALKFEGKKGLEIGCWLGWSACHIALAGVELDVVDPVLGRPEIFESVSTSLERAGVLNTVNLVAGYSPQKVEELAVQLQRKWPFIFIDGNHEAPGPLEDAIICEQLAEEDAVIVFHDLTSPDVSQGLDYLKHKGWNTMIYQTMQIMGVAWRGEVEPVMHQPDPEVDWTLPEHLKQHAVSGFSHQLATDEFQQILSIIRPYTLLSEARLFSLYSLAKQICLEDIPGSFVECGTYKGGAAALLATVIQRYSLRPRLLYAFDTFEGMPDPIEVDRHDGIPANLTGFGVGTLKAPIEENLNKVCQELGVTDIVVPVKGLFADTLPEYKLHINDIALLHADGDWYESTMDIFNTLYECIVPDGVIQVDDYGHWEGCRKALHEFEALQNEKFNLTKIDDTGVWFQKFTKAKTGKPTIVVDGVFFQLYKTGIARVWKSVLEEWSTQSFAQNIVVLDRAGTVPKIPNIRYRLVPAYSYSETELDRQMLQQVCDEEGADLFISTYYTTPIATPSVFMAYDMIPEVLGANLQDPMWREKQLAIQHASAYIAISENTTHDLCSFYSDVPLEAVTVAHCGVQPSFSPSSTVEINAFKLKYGISKPYFLLVGGGAGYKNSLLFFQAFAQLPSKQGFDIVCTGSNSLLDTDFRTYTAGVTVHMLRLDDDELRVAYSGAIALAYPSLYEGFGLPIVEAMASGCPVITCPNASIPEVAGDAALYVDDNDATALANALCEVQKPEVRQALIEMGLEQAAKFSWSAMANKISSALITATLTPLNLREINLLIFPDWSQPEEMLYSELGAVIQAIAYRPDKSQITLLVNMSNISEEEANLALSGLTMTLLLQEEELDVTEGPEISLVGGLSSIQWQVLLTRVQSRLPLEHEDQQAIAAVGAGNLAISNLETLEQHLT, encoded by the coding sequence GTGAATATGATTAAACATATCTTATTGTCAACCACTGATCCTGGTGTTGGCGGTGTTGCTCAATATAACCACTCTATTCTATGTTTTTTGATCAAAAAAGGATATAGAGTTACCTGTTTGCAACCTCAGAATGATCATGAGAAGATTGTGTATCAGAAGAGCTTGGGTATTCATCACATCTGGTGTAATGGTAGCCAAGAAAAAGAGTTCAAAGAAGTTTTAACATCTTTAGAATACAAGCCTGACCTATTGATTTGTAGTAATACAAATCCTTTTTCAAATTTCTCTACCAAGCGAGTCTGTATTCAACTTGGAATACCCTACATTGTAGTTGAAGGTCTCGTTGAACCTTGTTTGGCTAATCAATTTTCTAGCTACATAGATGAGTTGGCAGAGCATTACGCAAAAGCTAAGTCAGTTATTGCGGTTTCTCATAATAACCTGGATTTGCTACGTGAGCTATTTGGTCTTCCTAAATGCAAGGGGAAGGTCATACATTATGGACGACCTCGTCATTATTTTACCCCCTGCGATCTGTCTATCAGAAAAGAACTGCGAGAAACTTTAAGCATTCCTGATGACGCTATAGTTTGTTTTACAGCTGCTCGTATAGAAAGCCGTAAGGGATATCAATATCAACTAGAAGCTATTAGACAATTAATGAAAACTGCTGTCTGGCCCCAGCTTTATTTTGTATGGGCTGGGGGCGGGATTTTTGAGCCGCAGCTTGAAACTCACCTGAGGCAAGTTGTAGAGCAACTTGGAATTGCAGATAAGGTAAAGTTTTTAGGCCAGCAATCAAATGTTTTAGAGTGGCTCAATATCGCTGATATTTTTATCCTTCCTGCACAGCTAGAAGGTATGCCTTTGTCTGTTATGGAGGCAATGGCTAAAGGACTACCAGTTATTGCCACATCTGTTAGTGGAATTCCTGAAGAATTAGGTTCTACTGGCAAGCTAGTTTCTGACCCTAATTCTAATTCTCAATCTACAGTAAGAGAATTGGTGAAGGCAATTCAAGATTGGTCTGTAAGCCCAACTCTACGCATGTCTGTTGGCCAAGCTTGCAAACAACGGGCAGAGGTAATGTTTCAAGAAGAAAGAATGCTCGAACAAACACTGAAAATTATTGAAGGTGCTCTTTTGCCTATTAGAGATTACGTTTCGCCAGGACTATCAATCATTCAGCCTGACTATGCCTTTCCTGAGATGGTTGCAGGAAATCCAAGCACCTGTGCTTGGCCATATTTACGTCGAGATATTCCTCACAACTGGTATGTTGACAGGCGGCAACCAACAATAGGGTTTCTTAGCCGAGATGAAGCACATATTCTTTACAATACTGCTCTCAAGTTTGAAGGTAAGAAAGGTCTAGAAATTGGTTGTTGGCTAGGATGGTCGGCCTGCCATATAGCGCTTGCAGGCGTTGAGTTAGACGTGGTTGATCCTGTATTGGGTAGGCCTGAGATTTTTGAAAGTGTTAGCACCTCATTAGAACGGGCTGGGGTTCTTAATACAGTCAATTTAGTAGCAGGTTATAGCCCCCAAAAGGTAGAGGAATTAGCTGTTCAATTGCAACGAAAATGGCCTTTTATCTTCATTGATGGTAATCACGAAGCACCAGGGCCTCTTGAGGATGCGATCATTTGTGAGCAGTTAGCAGAAGAAGATGCAGTGATTGTATTTCATGATCTAACTTCCCCTGATGTAAGCCAAGGTCTAGACTACCTGAAGCATAAAGGCTGGAATACCATGATTTACCAAACTATGCAAATCATGGGTGTTGCTTGGCGCGGGGAAGTTGAACCAGTTATGCACCAGCCAGACCCAGAGGTTGATTGGACTCTGCCAGAGCACTTGAAGCAGCATGCTGTGAGTGGGTTTTCACATCAACTAGCTACTGATGAGTTTCAACAGATACTCAGCATAATTCGTCCTTACACCCTATTAAGTGAAGCCCGCTTGTTTTCTCTTTACTCGTTAGCAAAGCAGATTTGCTTGGAAGATATTCCTGGAAGCTTTGTTGAATGTGGTACCTATAAAGGAGGGGCAGCAGCACTGCTAGCTACTGTTATTCAGCGTTACAGTTTGCGTCCAAGGCTTTTGTATGCCTTTGACACATTTGAAGGAATGCCAGATCCTATAGAGGTTGATCGGCATGACGGAATTCCAGCAAACTTAACAGGCTTTGGAGTAGGTACTTTAAAGGCCCCTATCGAAGAAAATTTAAACAAAGTTTGTCAAGAACTTGGTGTGACCGATATCGTCGTTCCTGTAAAAGGTTTATTCGCAGATACCTTACCTGAATACAAATTACATATTAACGATATTGCCCTTCTACATGCTGATGGGGATTGGTATGAATCAACTATGGATATATTCAATACGCTTTATGAGTGTATTGTGCCTGACGGAGTTATCCAAGTAGATGACTATGGCCATTGGGAAGGTTGTAGAAAAGCTTTACATGAGTTTGAGGCTCTTCAAAACGAGAAATTTAATCTCACGAAGATTGATGATACTGGAGTTTGGTTTCAGAAATTTACAAAAGCTAAGACTGGTAAGCCAACCATTGTAGTCGATGGGGTCTTTTTTCAGCTCTATAAAACTGGGATTGCTCGTGTCTGGAAATCTGTACTAGAGGAATGGTCTACACAGAGCTTTGCACAGAATATTGTTGTCCTCGATCGCGCTGGTACGGTTCCTAAAATTCCTAATATTCGTTATCGACTTGTGCCAGCTTATAGTTATAGCGAAACTGAGTTAGACCGCCAGATGTTACAGCAGGTGTGTGACGAGGAAGGCGCTGATCTATTTATATCAACTTATTACACAACACCAATAGCAACTCCTTCTGTGTTCATGGCTTATGACATGATTCCAGAGGTACTAGGAGCAAATCTTCAAGACCCAATGTGGCGAGAAAAGCAGTTGGCTATTCAACATGCCTCAGCTTATATTGCAATTTCTGAAAATACGACACATGACTTATGCAGTTTTTACTCAGATGTACCTCTGGAGGCCGTGACAGTTGCCCATTGTGGAGTGCAACCTAGCTTCTCACCCAGTAGCACTGTAGAAATTAATGCCTTTAAGTTGAAGTATGGGATTTCTAAACCCTACTTTCTTTTAGTGGGTGGTGGAGCAGGCTATAAGAACTCTCTACTGTTTTTCCAGGCATTTGCTCAACTGCCAAGTAAGCAAGGTTTTGATATCGTTTGTACTGGTAGCAACTCTCTGCTAGACACTGACTTTAGAACCTATACGGCTGGTGTAACTGTTCATATGTTACGGCTAGATGACGATGAGCTAAGAGTTGCTTATTCAGGTGCGATCGCTTTAGCTTATCCATCCTTATACGAAGGTTTTGGACTGCCGATTGTGGAAGCAATGGCTTCAGGCTGTCCAGTAATCACCTGCCCTAATGCCTCAATTCCAGAAGTTGCAGGGGATGCGGCTTTATATGTGGACGACAATGATGCGACTGCTCTAGCCAATGCTCTATGTGAGGTGCAAAAGCCTGAAGTACGTCAGGCTTTAATCGAGATGGGCTTAGAACAAGCTGCAAAGTTTTCTTGGTCAGCGATGGCAAACAAGATTAGCTCAGCGCTTATTACAGCTACGCTGACGCCTTTAAATCTAAGAGAAATTAATTTGCTGATTTTTCCTGACTGGAGTCAGCCAGAAGAAATGCTTTACTCAGAACTAGGAGCAGTAATTCAGGCGATCGCTTATCGTCCCGACAAAAGCCAGATCACTTTGCTTGTGAATATGAGCAACATCTCTGAAGAGGAAGCGAACCTGGCACTGTCGGGCCTTACAATGACGTTACTTTTACAAGAAGAAGAATTAGACGTAACGGAGGGTCCGGAAATATCTCTTGTAGGTGGTTTGAGTAGCATCCAGTGGCAAGTCTTGTTGACTCGTGTTCAATCTCGATTGCCACTGGAGCACGAAGACCAGCAAGCGATCGCAGCAGTTGGAGCAGGTAATCTTGCTATCTCAAATCTGGAAACTCTCGAACAACATTTAACCTGA
- a CDS encoding sugar transferase, translated as MIEFSGRASNNSKLDIRAPGKLNLLQLRGWQGYRMLALLLSDVLALGMAWQIAAHLNQFYSPLPPELNWWSWLGLPSLFWLFAAATLLFFAYGGLYSSATQWKNYLRAGKLVSMVYSLSLVMGYFYDPKLDPPRSLFFTAWLSSVGLVIGFRLLTTLILRQFEQSQSPIPVFLIAPGDRLSTLAHVLEQRLNFKGQDASRYQVVGAALATTAHAPTTLQTILASKAKEVLVENLPNTALASALYWQLRRQGITLRLLPSSVDMLHRRGLPEIFAGLPTLRVEPRFLSSLEYSLKRWMDVFGALVGVILLSPLFLAVAIAIKLSSPGPIFFRQERMGLHGKVFHMWKFRTMVTEAEALQAQLEACNEIKGGVMFKIRHDPRITRLGRFLRSTSIDELPQLFNVLLGQMSLVGPRPLPLRDVERFDTWHHIRHQVLPGITGLWQVSGRSDIADFSDAVRLDLYYIDNWSLNLDLDILVETCRIVLFGKGAY; from the coding sequence ATGATTGAGTTTTCTGGCAGAGCTTCCAACAATTCCAAGCTAGATATTCGTGCTCCTGGCAAGTTGAACTTGTTACAGCTTCGCGGTTGGCAAGGGTATCGAATGCTAGCACTACTGCTCAGCGACGTCTTAGCGTTGGGAATGGCTTGGCAGATTGCGGCACATTTGAATCAATTTTATTCACCTTTACCACCGGAGCTGAACTGGTGGAGCTGGTTGGGTCTGCCAAGTCTATTTTGGCTATTTGCTGCTGCGACGTTGCTGTTTTTTGCTTACGGGGGGTTGTACTCCTCGGCAACGCAATGGAAGAACTACCTCCGGGCAGGCAAGTTGGTGAGCATGGTTTATTCGCTCTCCTTAGTGATGGGGTATTTTTATGACCCTAAGCTAGACCCACCGCGATCGCTATTCTTTACAGCCTGGTTGAGTAGTGTCGGGTTAGTAATAGGATTTCGGCTGTTAACAACCTTAATTTTGCGTCAGTTTGAGCAAAGCCAGTCTCCGATTCCTGTTTTTTTGATTGCCCCAGGCGATCGCTTGTCAACTTTGGCCCATGTATTAGAACAGCGTTTAAATTTCAAGGGTCAGGATGCCTCACGTTATCAAGTCGTTGGCGCAGCACTAGCAACCACCGCTCATGCTCCGACTACTCTACAAACCATTTTGGCATCCAAGGCCAAAGAGGTTTTAGTCGAGAACTTACCCAACACTGCACTGGCCTCAGCGCTTTATTGGCAGCTACGTCGTCAGGGCATTACTTTGCGCTTGCTACCTTCCAGTGTAGATATGTTGCATCGTCGCGGTCTGCCTGAGATCTTTGCTGGTTTACCAACTCTGCGGGTAGAGCCGCGTTTCTTAAGCAGTTTGGAGTATAGCTTAAAACGTTGGATGGATGTCTTCGGGGCTTTAGTTGGTGTGATTCTGCTGTCGCCTCTCTTTTTGGCTGTGGCGATCGCGATCAAGTTGTCTTCTCCAGGCCCGATCTTTTTCCGGCAAGAACGAATGGGGTTGCATGGCAAAGTCTTTCATATGTGGAAATTCCGCACAATGGTGACAGAAGCCGAAGCGTTACAGGCTCAGTTGGAAGCTTGTAATGAGATCAAAGGCGGAGTCATGTTCAAGATTAGACATGACCCTCGAATTACTCGCCTGGGTCGTTTCCTGAGATCTACTAGTATTGATGAGTTGCCCCAACTATTTAATGTTCTGCTAGGCCAGATGAGCCTGGTTGGCCCTCGTCCTTTGCCCCTCCGAGATGTGGAGCGCTTTGACACCTGGCACCACATTCGCCATCAAGTTCTGCCTGGGATTACAGGGTTATGGCAGGTTTCGGGCCGCTCTGATATTGCCGATTTTAGTGATGCAGTCCGCCTAGACCTTTACTACATTGACAACTGGTCGCTCAATCTCGATCTTGATATTTTGGTAGAAACTTGCCGCATCGTTTTGTTTGGTAAAGGTGCCTACTAA
- a CDS encoding O-antigen ligase family protein: MTGDRPLIKKAPPATSNPKGSLLGLLVTCFYILFTLLPDSNTLVVSWPWVFLWQVGLACLPLWLLWMVWRRQEWLWLGNGFDAIAGLTAIGLITSAAVAEFPMQARWYAWATLCFLAGLYALNYKVLTSRDRYNLLVGQGYLNLAFIVVSLGLWLTQTILPELDRLQALRQSGVNLSLNLSTLELRNWAPLGHPNYVAGYLLLALPLLLALSILQTGKQRRLWLTGVGLGLIALYTTGSRGGWLGLAALCIVGFVLLLFRSSLPRLWLGLGSLFMLAFLSLSVLTNDRLKTAITAILSGQLSGDFAYRMITAVTGWQMGIAHPVFGAGPGSVPIVYQQYRPGWAGREAELTYQLHSTPVQIWAELGLWGIGTSVIAIALLTYLSIRWLSKISAQPVSRQHTDQILVWSILAGLLGYGISSLTDYQLDNVCIGGTLVLFIAILAAVFRETFSETSVSALPKFSITGRAAQGVTYAGLGLLLVVSVWLVPIHRAWQLSSQGFIALSRENIPGFVQRLSQAAQLAPWEPYYPYQLGWNLGNLSLQTNDPQQQSQLQADGITWLQKGIQASPYQEFGHTNLAWLLLNQNPQAATQEFIRSAQLVPAKRGVFYGLGLSLLAQGKVDLATEAVALEALRDPLLITSPVWRAPTIQPLYTPMLDRVAAKCTELLQAPAQPEQISTYCYQLRGGVNWWRGDFEAAHKDWDSHGTPLSQVILQLAEGKNVEPQIQALPNSPGKLAIAAWLNPGQRQSLLREAWIQAEQNSLPPELWEALVTSMNRSSSFDEWLKRNAPSRQYRRTRTGFGVLSRHIDGSAPVDFLTVADSVVVTELLPEILFSPLYFSDWDLVLQAWRDALIQKT; this comes from the coding sequence ATGACTGGCGATCGCCCTCTAATTAAAAAAGCCCCACCCGCAACTTCCAATCCCAAAGGCTCGCTTTTAGGATTGTTAGTCACCTGTTTCTATATACTCTTCACACTGCTTCCTGACAGCAATACCTTAGTTGTTTCATGGCCCTGGGTATTTCTCTGGCAAGTAGGTTTAGCTTGCCTACCTTTATGGCTTTTGTGGATGGTATGGCGTCGGCAGGAATGGCTCTGGCTGGGTAACGGCTTTGATGCGATCGCGGGTCTTACTGCTATTGGCCTGATTACTTCAGCTGCTGTCGCTGAGTTTCCTATGCAAGCTCGTTGGTACGCTTGGGCCACTTTATGTTTTCTGGCTGGCTTGTATGCGCTCAACTATAAAGTTCTGACTTCCCGCGATCGCTACAACCTACTAGTGGGGCAAGGGTACTTAAATCTAGCCTTTATTGTCGTGAGCCTTGGTTTGTGGTTAACCCAAACGATCTTGCCAGAACTGGATCGGTTGCAAGCCCTACGCCAGTCAGGTGTTAATCTTTCACTAAACCTCTCAACGTTAGAGTTACGCAATTGGGCACCGCTCGGTCATCCCAACTACGTAGCAGGCTATCTCCTCTTAGCTCTCCCTTTGCTCCTGGCGCTGAGTATTCTGCAAACTGGAAAGCAACGCCGGCTTTGGCTGACAGGAGTAGGACTGGGGTTGATTGCTCTTTACACCACGGGTTCGCGGGGGGGCTGGTTAGGACTCGCAGCGCTTTGTATCGTCGGGTTTGTTCTACTACTATTCCGCAGCTCTCTGCCACGTCTTTGGCTAGGCTTAGGAAGCCTTTTCATGCTGGCTTTTTTGAGCCTGTCAGTACTCACAAACGATCGCCTTAAAACAGCAATTACTGCCATACTCAGCGGTCAACTAAGCGGCGACTTTGCCTACCGGATGATTACTGCTGTAACAGGTTGGCAGATGGGAATCGCGCATCCAGTCTTCGGGGCTGGGCCTGGTAGTGTTCCGATTGTCTATCAGCAATATCGCCCTGGATGGGCAGGCCGAGAAGCAGAACTAACCTACCAACTTCACAGTACTCCAGTGCAAATTTGGGCTGAACTAGGTTTGTGGGGAATTGGGACGAGTGTAATTGCGATCGCTCTCCTCACCTACTTAAGCATTCGCTGGCTTAGTAAAATCTCAGCTCAGCCCGTTTCCCGTCAACATACAGACCAAATTCTTGTTTGGAGTATATTGGCAGGTCTTTTAGGTTATGGGATCAGTAGCTTGACCGATTACCAGCTCGATAATGTTTGCATCGGTGGCACTTTAGTTCTCTTCATCGCTATCCTTGCCGCTGTATTTCGCGAGACTTTTTCCGAAACTTCAGTGAGCGCCCTACCTAAATTTTCAATTACAGGACGAGCGGCCCAAGGCGTAACTTATGCTGGGTTAGGCCTGCTGCTCGTGGTCAGCGTCTGGCTAGTTCCGATTCATCGAGCTTGGCAATTATCGAGTCAGGGTTTTATTGCTCTAAGCCGAGAAAACATCCCTGGGTTTGTGCAACGCCTCAGCCAAGCTGCTCAGTTAGCGCCTTGGGAGCCATATTATCCTTACCAGCTAGGTTGGAACTTGGGGAATCTGAGTTTGCAAACTAACGATCCTCAACAACAAAGCCAACTTCAGGCCGATGGCATTACTTGGTTACAGAAAGGCATCCAAGCCTCTCCCTACCAAGAATTTGGGCATACCAATCTAGCTTGGCTCTTATTAAATCAAAATCCTCAAGCTGCAACCCAAGAGTTTATTCGCTCTGCTCAGCTAGTTCCTGCTAAGAGAGGGGTGTTTTATGGGTTGGGGCTTAGCTTATTAGCGCAAGGTAAAGTCGATTTGGCGACAGAAGCAGTAGCTTTGGAAGCATTACGTGATCCGCTGCTCATTACCAGCCCTGTTTGGCGAGCGCCTACCATCCAGCCTCTCTACACACCCATGCTGGATCGTGTTGCAGCAAAATGTACAGAGCTATTACAGGCTCCTGCTCAGCCGGAACAAATTAGTACCTACTGCTACCAACTGCGGGGTGGGGTGAACTGGTGGCGAGGTGATTTCGAAGCAGCGCATAAAGACTGGGATAGTCACGGTACTCCCTTAAGCCAAGTCATCCTACAACTTGCAGAAGGCAAAAATGTAGAGCCACAAATACAAGCCTTACCTAATTCACCAGGTAAATTAGCGATCGCAGCTTGGCTCAACCCTGGTCAACGCCAATCTCTTTTGCGAGAAGCATGGATACAAGCAGAGCAAAACAGCCTACCCCCCGAACTTTGGGAAGCTCTAGTCACAAGCATGAATCGTTCATCATCCTTTGATGAATGGCTGAAACGGAATGCACCGAGTCGTCAATATCGTCGCACCCGTACTGGATTCGGAGTTCTCAGTCGCCATATTGATGGTTCTGCTCCTGTCGATTTCCTTACTGTTGCAGACAGTGTTGTAGTAACTGAACTATTACCTGAGATTTTGTTCTCACCTCTCTATTTTTCTGATTGGGATTTAGTTTTGCAAGCATGGCGTGATGCTTTAATTCAAAAAACTTGA
- a CDS encoding WecB/TagA/CpsF family glycosyltransferase, with amino-acid sequence MSKANQECPVVTVILTPVYATSYIDACDRIQIWAEARNSCYIVAANVHVVMTAYWQRQYQQIINQAALVSPDGMPLVWALRLLGIKDQTRVYGPDLMLAWCDRAAQLEMPIYLYGGTESMLEKLKHNLTQKFPDLAIADSYAPPFRSLTLKEEESDVQRINDSGASVVFVGLGCPKQEEWMARQQGKVAAVMIGVGAAFSFHSGEVVQAPRWMMKLGLEWLYRFSQEPRRLWQRYCINNPAFVILFGWQLLRHWLRLK; translated from the coding sequence ATGAGCAAAGCAAATCAGGAATGTCCTGTTGTCACTGTCATCTTAACTCCTGTTTATGCGACGAGCTATATTGATGCCTGCGATCGCATCCAAATTTGGGCTGAGGCCCGAAACTCCTGCTACATCGTCGCTGCCAATGTTCATGTGGTGATGACGGCTTATTGGCAGCGGCAGTACCAACAAATCATTAATCAAGCGGCTCTGGTCAGTCCGGATGGCATGCCGCTTGTCTGGGCCTTGCGACTGTTGGGAATCAAAGACCAAACCAGAGTGTATGGGCCAGATTTAATGCTGGCTTGGTGCGATCGCGCAGCTCAGTTAGAAATGCCTATCTATTTATATGGTGGCACCGAGTCAATGCTAGAGAAGCTAAAGCACAATCTGACTCAGAAATTTCCGGATTTGGCGATCGCAGATAGCTATGCGCCCCCTTTTAGGTCTCTGACTCTAAAAGAGGAGGAGTCAGATGTGCAGCGGATTAATGACTCTGGCGCATCTGTGGTTTTTGTGGGGTTAGGCTGTCCCAAGCAAGAAGAATGGATGGCTCGGCAGCAAGGCAAAGTTGCTGCTGTGATGATTGGTGTGGGAGCAGCTTTTAGTTTCCACAGTGGTGAAGTGGTTCAAGCCCCCCGGTGGATGATGAAACTAGGGTTGGAGTGGTTATATCGTTTTTCACAGGAGCCAAGGCGCTTGTGGCAGCGTTATTGCATCAATAATCCTGCCTTTGTCATTTTGTTTGGTTGGCAGTTGTTACGTCACTGGCTGCGACTCAAATAA
- a CDS encoding tetratricopeptide repeat protein — MSSFNNYVELRQTQIKRKQRLIAFVSTGLFLGSTVFAVGGFFADTFRQITQPKMSSTIVQSQPMMEEKGYELVLQREPENQVALESLVQIRIKRGNLEGAQEPLKKLIKLNPNNATYKALLTQVKKKAGNR, encoded by the coding sequence ATGAGCAGTTTTAATAATTATGTAGAGCTACGCCAAACTCAAATCAAGCGTAAACAACGATTGATAGCATTCGTCTCTACTGGGCTGTTTTTAGGGTCAACAGTATTTGCAGTGGGAGGTTTCTTTGCTGATACCTTCCGTCAGATCACCCAACCAAAAATGAGTTCTACAATAGTACAATCACAGCCAATGATGGAGGAAAAAGGATATGAGCTAGTACTGCAACGAGAACCAGAAAATCAGGTAGCTTTAGAGAGCTTAGTGCAAATACGTATAAAAAGGGGTAACTTAGAGGGCGCTCAGGAGCCTCTGAAAAAATTGATTAAGCTTAATCCTAATAATGCTACTTATAAAGCATTGTTGACCCAAGTAAAGAAAAAAGCTGGCAATCGCTAA